The following are encoded together in the Alphaproteobacteria bacterium genome:
- the phoU gene encoding phosphate signaling complex protein PhoU, whose amino-acid sequence MANEHLVKSFDEELQALDATISEMGGLAESLLSRALLAVRDRDTAVAEEVIAGDARVDALERDAQERVLRMLALRQPMAVDLRHILSAIKITASLERIADYAKNTAKRAIVLAQSGSPPRAVSGIDRIGRLVQSCLKDVLDAFAKDDVTAARTVWLRDEEIDDVYNGLFRELLTYMMEDPRTITAGTHLMFMAKNIERIGDHVTNIAELVAFRVTGAPFATDRPKGGGEIYRPA is encoded by the coding sequence ATGGCGAACGAGCATCTGGTCAAGAGCTTCGACGAGGAGCTGCAGGCCCTCGACGCGACGATCAGCGAAATGGGCGGGCTCGCGGAGTCCCTGCTGTCGCGCGCACTGCTCGCGGTACGGGACCGCGACACGGCGGTCGCAGAGGAGGTCATCGCCGGCGACGCGCGCGTCGACGCGCTCGAGCGCGACGCCCAGGAACGCGTGCTGCGCATGCTGGCGCTGCGCCAGCCGATGGCCGTCGACCTGCGCCACATCCTGTCGGCGATCAAGATCACTGCCTCGCTCGAGCGCATCGCCGACTACGCCAAGAACACGGCGAAGCGCGCCATCGTCCTCGCCCAGAGCGGCTCGCCGCCGCGCGCGGTGTCGGGCATCGATCGCATCGGGCGACTGGTGCAGAGTTGCCTCAAGGACGTGCTCGACGCCTTCGCCAAGGACGACGTGACCGCGGCGCGCACCGTGTGGCTGCGCGACGAGGAGATCGACGACGTCTACAACGGCCTGTTCCGCGAGCTGCTGACCTACATGATGGAAGACCCGCGCACGATCACGGCCGGCACCCATCTGATGTTCATGGCCAAGAACATCGAGCGCATCGGCGATCACGTCACCAACATCGCCGAGCTTGTTGCCTTCCGCGTCACCGGCGCGCCCTTCGCCACGGACCGGCCCAAGGGCGGCGGCGAGATCTACCGGCCGGCCTGA
- the phoB gene encoding phosphate regulon transcriptional regulator PhoB, with amino-acid sequence MQPHILLVEDEKSLVELLRYNLEQSGYRVTVATNGEEALTAVADDRPDLVLLDWMLPLMSGLEVCRQLRRQPTTSNIPIIMLTARGEEGDRIRGLDAGADDYVSKPFSPSELVARIRAVLRRIRPALADEVLEYADIAMDLVQHRVLRSGKPIHLGPTEFRLLRHLMEHPGRVFSREQLLDAVWGRDVYVEARTVDVHIRRLRVALNGEQHADVIRTVRAAGYALDVQQA; translated from the coding sequence ATCCAGCCCCATATCCTGCTCGTCGAGGACGAGAAGTCCCTCGTCGAGCTGCTGCGCTACAACCTCGAGCAGTCCGGCTACCGCGTCACGGTGGCGACCAACGGCGAGGAGGCGCTGACCGCGGTCGCCGACGACCGGCCCGACCTCGTGCTGCTCGACTGGATGCTGCCGCTGATGTCGGGGCTCGAGGTCTGCCGCCAGCTCAGGCGCCAGCCGACGACCTCGAACATCCCCATCATCATGCTGACGGCGCGCGGCGAGGAGGGCGATCGCATCCGCGGGCTGGATGCCGGCGCCGACGACTACGTCTCCAAGCCGTTCTCGCCCAGCGAGCTGGTGGCGCGCATCCGCGCCGTGCTGCGCCGCATCCGCCCGGCGCTGGCCGACGAGGTACTGGAATACGCCGACATCGCCATGGACCTGGTGCAGCACCGCGTGCTGCGCAGCGGCAAGCCGATCCATCTCGGGCCCACCGAGTTCCGCCTGCTGCGCCATCTCATGGAGCATCCCGGCCGCGTCTTCTCGCGCGAGCAACTGCTCGACGCCGTGTGGGGCCGCGACGTCTATGTCGAGGCGCGCACCGTCGACGTGCATATCCGCCGCCTGCGCGTGGCGCTCAACGGCGAGCAGCACGCCGACGTGATCCGCACCGTGCGCGCCGCCGGCTACGCGCTCGACGTCCAGCAGGCGTAG
- the pstA gene encoding phosphate ABC transporter permease PstA produces MTDTASDPVARSEARPAYRRAHATDLRATGEPFQWAFGGMLALGILMIASLLGLVLWNGVATFWPKRIAALTLVDGARVAGEAGRVEAYRVPADTLAKLPAERRAAIAGADGLAERTLYRVGNYDIYNDDFRWVSDFEIAKVEHPAGLLTVERLEWGLLVGSLKAAMVGGVALPADRLTPAGLAEPHATAQARRQAIRHIERDLIGDINHRINRERLRLRSVELSQGADSAEYARAKTAADARIAEWQKQYETFAAQAKALRDEDAKDTVTYVEIGGKEKTIALSSVVRHFRANETDLGDRVGIYLARWWEFLSTEPREANTEGGILPAIFGTVAMTLLLVVFVAPFGIVTALYLREYARQGRLVSIVRISVNNLAGVPSIVYGVFGLGFFAYLMGGTIDSLFFPERLPNPTFGTGGLLWSSLTLAVLTVPVVIVATEEALAAVPRSMREGALACGASKWQTIRTIVLPRAMPGIMTGIILAMARGMGEVAPLMLVGVVKLAPELPIDGYFPFIHLERSFMHLGFHIYDVGFQSRNSEAGKPMVFVTTLLLILLIVVMNATAIYVRNRLRRRFAGSQF; encoded by the coding sequence ATGACCGACACCGCCAGCGACCCGGTCGCGCGCAGCGAGGCGCGGCCGGCCTACCGGCGCGCGCACGCCACCGACCTCCGGGCGACCGGCGAGCCATTCCAGTGGGCGTTCGGCGGCATGCTGGCGCTCGGCATTCTGATGATCGCCTCGCTGCTCGGGCTGGTCCTGTGGAACGGCGTCGCCACCTTCTGGCCCAAGCGGATTGCGGCGCTCACCCTGGTCGACGGCGCGCGCGTCGCCGGCGAGGCCGGCCGGGTCGAGGCCTATCGCGTGCCGGCCGATACCCTCGCCAAGCTGCCAGCGGAGCGGCGAGCCGCCATCGCCGGTGCCGATGGCCTCGCCGAACGCACGCTTTATCGCGTCGGCAACTACGACATCTACAACGACGACTTCCGCTGGGTCTCCGACTTCGAGATCGCCAAGGTGGAGCACCCTGCCGGTCTGCTCACCGTGGAGCGGCTCGAATGGGGTCTGTTGGTCGGCTCGCTGAAGGCGGCCATGGTGGGTGGCGTCGCACTGCCAGCCGACCGGCTGACTCCGGCCGGCCTCGCCGAGCCGCACGCGACGGCGCAGGCGCGCCGCCAGGCTATCCGGCACATCGAACGCGACCTCATCGGCGACATCAACCATCGGATCAACCGGGAGCGCCTGCGTCTGCGGTCGGTCGAGCTCTCGCAAGGAGCCGATTCGGCGGAATACGCGCGGGCCAAGACGGCGGCCGACGCGCGCATCGCCGAGTGGCAGAAGCAGTACGAGACATTCGCCGCCCAGGCGAAGGCTCTGCGCGACGAGGACGCCAAGGACACCGTCACCTACGTCGAGATCGGCGGCAAGGAGAAGACGATCGCGCTGTCGAGCGTCGTGCGTCATTTCCGCGCCAACGAGACCGACCTCGGCGATCGCGTCGGCATCTATCTCGCACGCTGGTGGGAGTTCCTGTCCACCGAGCCGCGCGAAGCCAACACCGAGGGCGGCATCCTGCCGGCGATCTTCGGCACGGTGGCGATGACGCTGCTGCTGGTCGTCTTCGTCGCGCCCTTCGGCATCGTCACGGCCCTCTACCTGAGGGAGTACGCCAGGCAGGGCCGTCTGGTGTCGATCGTGCGGATATCGGTCAACAATCTCGCGGGCGTGCCGTCGATCGTTTACGGCGTGTTCGGCCTCGGCTTCTTCGCCTACCTCATGGGCGGCACGATCGACAGCCTGTTCTTCCCGGAGCGGCTGCCCAATCCGACCTTCGGCACGGGCGGCCTGCTGTGGTCGTCGCTGACCCTGGCGGTGCTCACGGTTCCGGTCGTCATCGTCGCCACCGAGGAGGCGCTGGCGGCGGTGCCGCGCTCCATGCGCGAGGGCGCGCTGGCCTGCGGCGCGTCGAAGTGGCAAACCATCCGCACGATCGTGCTGCCGCGCGCCATGCCCGGCATCATGACCGGCATCATCCTGGCGATGGCGCGCGGCATGGGCGAGGTCGCCCCGCTGATGCTGGTGGGCGTCGTCAAGCTCGCGCCCGAGTTGCCGATCGACGGCTACTTCCCGTTCATCCACCTCGAGCGCAGCTTCATGCATCTGGGCTTCCACATCTACGACGTGGGCTTCCAGTCGCGGAACTCCGAAGCCGGCAAGCCGATGGTCTTCGTGACGACGCTGCTGCTGATCCTCCTGATCGTGGTGATGAACGCCACCGCCATCTACGTCCGCAACCGCCTGCGCCGTCGTTTCGCCGGCAGCCAGTTCTAG
- a CDS encoding ABC transporter permease subunit translates to MPTDTTQTPASAHSLVGRRDKTTRRSVILIDKAADWTITVGGLGVIAAVFAIMLFLLVVVVPLFTGGSVTERHVGRYTPASGTVVLEKVDEYRRLAISVTSTGAVGAFHIPTGKALAGSPFDLGGATASAFGATLSGGDVVFGFADGTVRFGRLEVKTRVAPASEMPAGLVKLDAQDLTDGKSVYSPLPGQQVRILSVTSTLDAPQKIGDVPLVAIYYRTGGTVERPTRSFVTVDANGEVRLSRAETRVNMLTRKATTSVETADLPALPTGTVVSGVLMTDKADQVYVAERSGRMLRYDTRDFAKPTLAETIRLKPEGVGLTTLAFLIGEQSILAGGSDGSVDVYFRLQVQGARTTDGYTLVRSHRLESQGAPIVAIDVSRRTKMFVTADASGAVWLRHSTSEQTLLKLASDGQPLTIKAVAMAPRDDGVIALGDDGRYASWGVSVPHPETTLGSIFGPVWYEGYGGRDLTWQSSSGTDSFEPKFSLVPLIFGTLKSTFYAMLFAIPVALAAAIFTSEFLHHSVRAVVKPAMEMMASLPSVVLGFIAALILAPLVESWIVSVLLLFLLIPLCLIVSAYLWQMLPERVVLLYGGVPKFLLMFAGVIVGGWLSVAIGPTVEAGLFGDFKQWLSGRQGSSVGFMTIVLSPLMFFVAAWGLRRFAGAALDERMRAVPRLRGAVMDVGRWAALAAAGIFLAWIVASLLSSFGYDPRGGMVDTYVQRNTLVVGFAMGFAVIPIIYTIAEDALNSVPEHLRGASLACGATLWQTATRVILPTAASGVFAAVMIGMGRAVGETMIVVMAAGNTAIIDMNLFNGLRALSANIAVELPEAVRNDSLYRMLFLAALTLFVLTFIVNTLAEVVRQRFRRRAMSL, encoded by the coding sequence ATGCCGACCGACACCACCCAGACGCCGGCTTCCGCCCACAGCCTCGTGGGCAGGCGCGACAAGACCACACGCCGGTCGGTCATCCTGATCGACAAGGCGGCCGACTGGACGATCACGGTCGGCGGACTTGGCGTCATCGCGGCCGTTTTCGCGATCATGCTGTTCCTGCTGGTGGTCGTCGTGCCGCTGTTTACCGGCGGCTCGGTCACCGAGCGGCACGTCGGCCGCTACACGCCGGCATCCGGTACCGTGGTGCTGGAGAAGGTCGACGAGTACCGCCGCCTGGCGATATCCGTCACGTCGACGGGCGCCGTCGGCGCTTTCCACATCCCGACCGGCAAGGCGCTTGCGGGCTCGCCCTTCGATCTCGGCGGCGCGACCGCCAGCGCGTTCGGCGCCACGCTCAGCGGCGGCGACGTCGTCTTCGGCTTCGCCGACGGCACGGTGCGCTTCGGCCGCCTGGAGGTGAAGACGCGCGTCGCGCCGGCGAGCGAGATGCCGGCCGGGCTCGTCAAGCTCGACGCGCAGGATCTCACCGACGGGAAGTCAGTGTACTCGCCGCTGCCCGGCCAGCAGGTTCGCATCCTCTCGGTGACATCGACGCTGGACGCGCCGCAGAAGATCGGCGATGTGCCTCTGGTCGCCATCTACTATCGCACGGGCGGCACCGTCGAGCGGCCGACGCGCTCGTTCGTCACCGTCGACGCCAATGGCGAGGTCCGGCTCAGCCGCGCCGAGACCCGCGTGAACATGTTGACGCGCAAGGCCACGACCAGCGTCGAAACGGCCGATCTTCCCGCCCTTCCGACCGGCACGGTGGTCAGCGGCGTGCTAATGACCGACAAGGCCGACCAAGTATACGTCGCCGAGCGCTCCGGCCGGATGCTGCGCTACGACACGCGCGACTTCGCCAAGCCGACGCTCGCCGAGACCATACGGCTGAAGCCGGAGGGCGTTGGCCTCACGACCCTGGCATTCCTGATCGGCGAGCAATCGATCCTTGCCGGCGGCTCCGACGGATCGGTCGACGTGTACTTCCGCCTCCAGGTCCAGGGCGCGCGCACGACGGATGGCTATACCCTCGTCCGGTCGCATCGGCTGGAGTCGCAGGGCGCGCCGATCGTGGCCATCGATGTGTCGCGCCGCACCAAGATGTTCGTCACCGCGGACGCGTCGGGCGCTGTGTGGCTGCGCCATTCGACCTCCGAGCAGACGCTGCTGAAGCTCGCGTCGGACGGACAGCCGCTGACGATTAAGGCGGTCGCTATGGCGCCGCGCGACGACGGCGTGATCGCGCTGGGCGACGACGGCCGCTACGCCAGCTGGGGTGTCTCGGTGCCGCATCCGGAAACCACGCTGGGCTCGATCTTCGGGCCGGTCTGGTACGAAGGCTACGGAGGGCGCGATCTCACCTGGCAGTCCTCGTCGGGAACCGACTCGTTCGAGCCGAAATTCTCGCTGGTACCGCTGATCTTCGGCACGCTGAAGTCGACGTTCTACGCCATGCTGTTCGCCATTCCGGTGGCGCTCGCCGCGGCGATCTTCACGTCGGAATTCCTGCACCACAGTGTCCGCGCCGTGGTCAAGCCGGCGATGGAGATGATGGCCTCGCTGCCGTCGGTCGTCCTCGGCTTCATCGCCGCGCTCATCCTCGCGCCGCTGGTCGAGTCCTGGATCGTCTCCGTCCTTCTCCTGTTCCTGCTGATACCGCTCTGCCTGATCGTATCGGCCTATCTGTGGCAGATGCTGCCGGAGCGCGTCGTCCTGCTCTATGGCGGCGTGCCGAAGTTCCTGCTGATGTTCGCGGGCGTCATCGTCGGCGGCTGGCTCTCGGTGGCGATCGGGCCGACGGTCGAGGCGGGTCTCTTCGGCGACTTCAAGCAGTGGCTGTCCGGCCGGCAGGGATCGTCCGTGGGCTTCATGACGATCGTGCTTTCGCCGCTGATGTTCTTCGTGGCGGCCTGGGGACTGCGGCGGTTCGCGGGCGCCGCGCTCGACGAACGGATGCGCGCGGTGCCGCGTCTGCGGGGCGCAGTGATGGACGTCGGCCGCTGGGCCGCCCTGGCCGCCGCCGGAATCTTCCTGGCCTGGATCGTGGCGTCGCTGCTGTCATCGTTCGGCTACGACCCCCGTGGGGGCATGGTCGACACCTACGTCCAGCGCAACACGCTCGTCGTCGGCTTCGCCATGGGCTTCGCCGTTATCCCGATCATCTACACCATCGCCGAGGACGCCCTCAATTCGGTGCCCGAGCACTTGCGCGGCGCCAGCCTGGCGTGCGGCGCGACGCTGTGGCAGACCGCCACCAGGGTCATCCTGCCGACGGCGGCGAGCGGCGTCTTCGCCGCCGTGATGATCGGCATGGGCCGCGCGGTCGGCGAGACGATGATCGTCGTCATGGCCGCCGGCAACACCGCGATCATCGACATGAACCTGTTCAACGGCCTGCGCGCGCTGTCCGCCAACATCGCCGTCGAGCTGCCCGAGGCGGTGCGCAACGACTCGCTCTACCGCATGCTGTTTCTCGCGGCGCTTACGCTGTTCGTCCTGACGTTCATCGTCAACACGCTCGCCGAAGTGGTGCGCCAGCGCTTCCGCAGGCGGGCGATGTCGCTCTAG
- a CDS encoding phosphate ABC transporter ATP-binding protein, whose protein sequence is MPDMNISEYGETIYHIAPGTHGVALEVDDFDLYYGPKQALFNVTMDIQRGMVTSLIGPSGCGKSTLLRSINRMNDLIDGLTIEGDMKIDGRDIYGPGVDVIALRKRMGMVFQKPNPFPMSIFENVIYPLRVDGVRDRGLLGDTVERALRGAALWDEVKDRINESALGLSGGQQQRLCIARAIAGDPEVLLMDEPCSALDPIATSRIEELIDELRGHYTIVIVTHSMQQAARVSQNTAFMFLGRLIEYGDTKTMFTNPKSDRTQAYITGRFG, encoded by the coding sequence ATGCCCGACATGAACATCAGCGAGTACGGCGAGACGATCTACCACATCGCGCCCGGCACGCATGGCGTGGCGCTCGAGGTCGACGACTTCGACCTCTACTACGGCCCGAAGCAGGCGTTGTTCAACGTGACCATGGATATCCAGCGCGGCATGGTGACGTCGCTGATCGGCCCGTCGGGCTGCGGCAAGTCCACGCTGCTGCGCTCGATCAACCGCATGAACGACCTGATCGACGGGCTGACCATCGAAGGCGACATGAAGATCGACGGCCGCGACATCTACGGCCCCGGCGTCGACGTCATCGCGCTGCGCAAGCGCATGGGCATGGTGTTCCAGAAACCCAACCCGTTCCCGATGTCGATCTTCGAGAACGTTATCTATCCGCTGCGCGTCGACGGGGTGCGCGACCGCGGCCTGCTGGGCGACACCGTGGAGCGCGCGCTGCGCGGCGCCGCGCTGTGGGACGAGGTCAAGGACCGCATCAACGAGAGCGCGCTCGGCCTGTCGGGCGGCCAGCAGCAGCGCCTCTGTATCGCCCGCGCCATCGCCGGCGACCCCGAAGTGCTGCTGATGGACGAGCCCTGCTCGGCGCTCGATCCCATCGCGACGTCGAGGATCGAGGAGCTGATCGACGAGCTGCGCGGCCACTACACCATTGTGATCGTCACGCACTCGATGCAGCAGGCAGCGCGCGTCTCGCAGAACACCGCGTTCATGTTCCTCGGACGGCTGATCGAGTACGGCGACACCAAGACGATGTTCACCAATCCGAAGTCGGACCGCACGCAGGCCTACATAACCGGCCGCTTCGGCTGA
- a CDS encoding phosphate ABC transporter substrate-binding protein, with the protein MSNRTFAAVTAAALCLATSIAQAQGVDPNLPKYTPVAGISGNMKSIGSDTLNNLMTLWAEGFNKMYPNVKIEIEGKGSSTAPPALVSGTAQFGPMSRPMKSAEVDAFEKKFGYKPQVIRSAVDALAVFVHKDNPLKCVSLAQLDAIFSKTRKGGADKEITTWGQLGLTGEWADKPISLYGRNSASGTYGYFKEVALFNGDYRDSVKEQPGSSTVVQGVASDKFAIGYSGIGYKTADVKALALSAKPGGKCIEADAEGAYSGEFPLARFLYIYVNINPNQPVDPLRAEFIKFIYSQEGQAATIKDGYYPVTSAIAIDDLKVMKIVK; encoded by the coding sequence ATGTCCAATAGAACCTTCGCCGCCGTCACGGCCGCGGCGTTGTGCCTGGCGACGTCGATCGCCCAGGCCCAGGGCGTCGACCCCAACCTGCCGAAGTACACGCCCGTCGCCGGCATTTCCGGCAACATGAAGTCGATCGGCTCGGACACGCTCAACAATCTGATGACGCTGTGGGCCGAAGGCTTCAACAAGATGTACCCGAACGTGAAGATCGAGATCGAAGGCAAGGGTTCGTCGACCGCGCCGCCAGCGCTGGTCTCCGGCACCGCGCAGTTCGGTCCGATGTCGCGGCCGATGAAGAGCGCCGAGGTCGACGCCTTCGAGAAGAAGTTCGGCTACAAGCCGCAGGTGATCCGCAGCGCCGTCGACGCGCTGGCGGTGTTCGTCCACAAGGACAATCCGCTGAAGTGCGTGAGCCTGGCGCAGCTCGACGCAATCTTCTCGAAGACCCGCAAGGGCGGCGCCGACAAGGAGATCACCACCTGGGGCCAGCTCGGCCTGACCGGCGAATGGGCCGACAAGCCGATCTCGCTGTACGGCCGCAACTCGGCGTCCGGCACCTACGGCTACTTCAAGGAAGTCGCGCTGTTCAACGGCGACTATCGCGACTCGGTCAAGGAGCAGCCGGGCTCCTCGACGGTGGTGCAGGGCGTCGCCTCCGACAAGTTCGCGATCGGCTACTCCGGCATCGGCTACAAGACCGCCGACGTGAAGGCGCTGGCGCTGTCGGCCAAGCCGGGCGGCAAGTGCATCGAAGCCGACGCCGAGGGCGCCTACTCAGGCGAGTTCCCACTGGCCCGCTTCCTCTACATCTACGTCAACATCAACCCGAACCAGCCGGTCGACCCGCTGCGGGCGGAATTCATCAAGTTCATCTACTCGCAGGAAGGCCAGGCCGCGACGATCAAGGACGGCTACTACCCGGTCACCAGCGCCATCGCCATCGACGACCTCAAGGTGATGAAGATCGTCAAGTAG
- a CDS encoding NADP-dependent malic enzyme, translating into MAAEPNEPEQNRDLGADSLRMHAEGRPGKLEIVATKPLVTQRDLSLAYSPGVAAPCLEIQKDPATAYDYTAKGNIVAIISNGTAVLGLGDLGALAGKPVMEGKAVLFKRFADVDGIDLEVDTKDPDAFINCVKLLGPSFGGINLEDIKAPECFIIEQRLRELMDIPVFHDDQHGTAIVSAAGLINALHITGRAFKDIRMVVNGAGAASIACIELIKAMGVPHENVVVCDTKGVLYQGRTEGMNQWKSAHTVRTKARTLEDAIKGADVFFGLSVKGAVSADMVRSMAARPIIFAMANPDPEITPEEVAAVRGDAIVATGRSDYANQINNVLGFPYIFRGALDVRATTINEPMKIAAAEALAKLAREDVPDEVDRAYAGRRLRYGPEYIVPVPFDPRLIVDVSSAVAQAAMDSGVARKPIIDMEAYHRQLAGRLDPGSSWLQGVLEEVRANPRRIAFAEGEEERTIRAAIAFRDAGYGTPVLIGREEIVRETMKSLGIEDVDGMEIHNARLSTKNQAYTDLVYARLQRQGYLRRDVQRMVNQGRNVFGACMVAAGDADGLVTGITRRFPECYADVTRVIDAERDKVPIGYSIVVSRGRTVFLADTSVNETPTSEQLAAIARQMVRNARHMGHEPRVAFLSFTNFGSREFERTARIREALRVLERSQVDFEFEGEMQADMALDYELMKSVYPFCRLTGPANILIMPGLHSAHISSRLMQMLGGVTVFGPVIDGLQKPVQIVQMGATSGDLVTHAALAAYHSMSPR; encoded by the coding sequence ATGGCCGCCGAGCCGAACGAGCCGGAACAGAATCGCGACCTGGGTGCCGATTCGCTGCGCATGCACGCCGAGGGCCGGCCCGGCAAGCTGGAGATCGTCGCCACCAAGCCGCTGGTCACCCAGCGCGATCTGTCGCTCGCCTACTCGCCGGGCGTCGCCGCGCCCTGCCTGGAGATCCAGAAGGATCCGGCGACCGCTTACGACTACACCGCCAAGGGCAACATCGTCGCCATCATCTCCAACGGCACCGCGGTGCTCGGCCTGGGCGACCTCGGCGCGCTCGCCGGCAAGCCGGTGATGGAAGGCAAGGCGGTGCTGTTCAAGCGCTTCGCCGATGTCGACGGCATCGACCTGGAGGTCGACACCAAGGATCCCGACGCCTTCATCAACTGCGTCAAGCTGCTGGGCCCGAGCTTCGGGGGCATCAACCTGGAGGATATCAAGGCACCGGAGTGCTTCATCATCGAGCAGCGGCTGCGCGAGCTGATGGACATCCCGGTGTTCCACGACGACCAGCACGGCACGGCCATCGTCTCGGCCGCCGGCCTGATCAACGCGCTGCACATCACCGGGCGCGCGTTCAAGGACATCAGGATGGTGGTCAACGGCGCCGGCGCCGCCTCGATCGCCTGCATCGAGCTGATCAAGGCGATGGGTGTGCCGCACGAGAACGTCGTGGTCTGCGACACCAAGGGCGTGCTCTACCAGGGCCGCACCGAGGGCATGAACCAGTGGAAGTCGGCGCACACCGTGCGCACCAAGGCGCGCACGCTCGAGGACGCGATCAAGGGCGCCGACGTGTTCTTCGGCCTGTCGGTGAAGGGCGCGGTGAGCGCCGACATGGTGCGCAGCATGGCGGCCAGGCCGATCATCTTCGCCATGGCCAATCCCGATCCGGAGATCACCCCGGAGGAGGTCGCCGCCGTGCGCGGCGACGCCATCGTCGCCACCGGGCGCAGCGACTACGCCAACCAGATCAACAACGTGCTGGGCTTCCCCTACATCTTCCGCGGCGCGCTCGACGTGCGCGCCACGACGATCAACGAGCCGATGAAGATCGCCGCCGCCGAGGCGCTGGCCAAGCTGGCGCGCGAGGACGTGCCCGACGAGGTCGACCGCGCCTATGCCGGCCGCCGGCTGCGCTACGGGCCGGAGTACATCGTGCCGGTGCCGTTCGATCCGCGGCTGATCGTCGACGTCTCCTCGGCGGTGGCCCAGGCGGCGATGGACAGCGGCGTGGCGCGCAAGCCGATCATCGACATGGAGGCCTATCACCGCCAGCTCGCCGGCCGGCTGGATCCGGGCTCGAGCTGGCTGCAGGGCGTGCTCGAGGAAGTGCGCGCCAATCCCAGGCGCATCGCCTTCGCCGAAGGCGAGGAGGAGCGCACGATCCGCGCCGCCATCGCTTTTCGGGATGCGGGGTATGGGACGCCGGTCCTGATCGGCCGCGAGGAGATCGTGCGCGAGACGATGAAGTCGCTGGGCATCGAGGACGTGGACGGCATGGAGATCCACAACGCGCGCCTGTCGACCAAGAACCAGGCCTATACCGACCTTGTCTATGCCCGCCTGCAGCGCCAGGGCTATCTGCGCCGCGACGTGCAGCGCATGGTCAACCAGGGCCGCAACGTCTTCGGCGCCTGCATGGTGGCGGCCGGCGACGCCGACGGGCTGGTCACCGGCATCACGCGGCGCTTCCCGGAATGCTACGCCGACGTCACCCGCGTCATCGACGCCGAGCGCGACAAGGTGCCGATCGGCTACTCGATCGTCGTTTCGCGCGGGCGCACCGTGTTCCTCGCCGACACCTCGGTGAACGAGACGCCGACGTCGGAGCAGCTCGCCGCCATCGCCCGCCAGATGGTGCGCAACGCCCGCCACATGGGCCACGAGCCCAGGGTCGCCTTCCTGTCCTTCACCAATTTCGGCTCGCGCGAGTTCGAGCGCACGGCGCGCATCCGCGAGGCGCTGCGCGTGCTGGAGCGCTCGCAGGTCGATTTCGAGTTCGAGGGCGAAATGCAGGCCGACATGGCGCTCGACTACGAGCTGATGAAGAGCGTCTATCCGTTCTGCCGCCTGACCGGCCCGGCCAACATCCTGATCATGCCCGGGCTGCACTCCGCCCACATCTCCTCGCGCCTGATGCAGATGCTGGGCGGCGTCACGGTGTTCGGCCCGGTGATCGACGGGCTGCAGAAGCCGGTGCAGATCGTGCAGATGGGCGCCACCAGCGGTGACCTGGTGACCCACGCCGCGCTCGCCGCCTACCACTCGATGTCGCCACGCTGA